DNA sequence from the Gammaproteobacteria bacterium genome:
TATGCTTGCTGAATGCCTCGTGACATTGTTTGCAGTCTGTCTCAAATTTGGCGTGACCCCGGACCAGTTCGCCCGGCATCAGCATGACTTCCAGCGTCGATCCTGCTGCCTTGCCGCAGAGGAAAGCCATGCTCAGTCCGAACGCCAGCCAAAAGACGAGGCGGTTGTACATGTCCCAGCCGCCCGCCTTAGTACATGTGGACGGCAATTACATGGACGACCCCCGTGATCACCATCATGAGGAACAGCGGCATGTGCAGCAGGTGCCACAGCGAGAACATGCGCTCGAAAAAGCTGAAACCGGCAACCTTGCGCGTGGTGGTGAAAAAGTCACCCAGGTAACGACTCATGATGCGGCGCTGGTGCTTGTGCTGTGCTGGCGTCCAGTTCATGCGCTTCGAGTGCGACCGGATGGCCTGATCGACCCGCAGGAGCAGCTTGAGCTGGAGCCAATGACTGTAAAGCGCGAACAGGATGATGCGGATACCGGCATACAGTACCCCGCGTTCGATGCGGGGTTCCCAGCGCTGAATAGACTGTAGCTCCTGTTTGAGTTTAGGCGCGGAGTCAAGGATCTCAGCCAGGCGGTTTTTTCGCAGCGCTTCGTCGTCCAGAAGCTCCTTGAGCGAGGCCTTCCTGCCGTAGAGGCCGTAGTGAATCTTGCGGTAAAAGTAACGTCCGATCAGTCCGCTCGATGCGACGGTGATCATGCAGAACAGGGCGATATTGCTGTTCATCGACCCGAGCTTGAACCCGGCATGATAGAGAACGCATACCGGGCCGATGACACCGAGCATCATGTGCGTACGGAACCAGAACTTGACGGGCCCGAGAACGCGCAGGATACGTATCCTCTTTCGCAGGGGATACAACAGCAGAAGCAGCATCAGTACGGCGCCGATGATCCCGAGTGCATAGCCGGCGCCTGATTCTGCGATCAGATAGGTCTCAGCCCGGTTTTGCCATCCGGCGTAGATCAGCAGGCACACCGTGGCGCCGAACACGAAGGTGATGAGATTTTCCGCACCCGTGCCGGAGCGATGCGGCTGGATATCTGGCCGGTTCCTTGCGATGGGGGCCTTGTCTGCCGGTGACGCCGCTTTCGCCTGAACTGCATCGACTTTAGGTTGGACGATGCTCAGGCCCGCCTTCGGCATGGATGGCATGGCTGTCCGCCTCGTACCTCGCTGGCCTGGAATAGGTCCATCGTGCCGGGCGTTGGTTTTATTTGTCAGAGACACGATGTGATACGTTCCTCAATAATCCGCGAATATGGAATACCGGTAAATTATCGGCATCTGCGGTTCCCAATACACGACGGAGTTCGACATTTTTGCTTAAGGGAAGCTTAAGGGAAGCTTAAGGCGCGATCGGCGCCGGTTGCGGTGGAATCCTCAAATCTGCATGGTGCGTTTATACCGTTGGTCCGGAGGGGTCGATACAGTCGTGATGCATGGTGCGGACCGGTTGTTTACGGCGTGGAGCAGTTATTCAAGAGCGGGTCAGGATGTCATTCGCGATTACTGTGCAATTGGCAGTGTACGGCGCCTTGCTGGTGCTGATTGTTGTGTATTTCTACCGACGCCGGCTCCGGAGGACGGAGCGCGCGCTGTACGCGCTGCGGCAGGAGACCGACGCCGGTCATGCCGGTCCGGTGTCACTGCATCCGCTGATAGACGTCTCCCGCTGCATCGGCTGCGGCGCCTGTGTGAGCGCTTGTCCTGAAGGAGGTGTTCTAGAGCTGATCGACAACAAGGCGGCGCTGATCCGCCCTTCCCACTGCATCGGTCACGGCGCATGCAATAACGCCTGTCCGGCCGATGCCATCACGCTGGTGTTCGGCAGCGAGAGCCGCGGCGTAGATATCCCCATGGTGAATCCCGATTTCGAGACCAATGTGCCGGGCCTTTTTATCGCCGGCGAGCTTGGCGGCATGGGATTGATCCGCAACGCCGTCGAGCAGGGCAGGCAGGCGATGGAATCGATCAGGAAAATGCGCGGACGTGGCCGGGATGGACAGATCGACGTGATCATCGTAGGGGCCGGACCGGCGGGGTTTTCGGCATCGCTGGCGGCGATGCAGCATGAATTGCGCTGTGTCACCCTCGAGCAGGACTCGCTCGGCGGAACGGTGGCCCACTTCCCGCGCGGAAAGATCGTCATGACATCGCCCATGGACATTCCCATGGTCGGAAAGGTGCGGCTCACCGAGACTAGCAAGGAGGCACTTCTGACATTGTGGCAGGATGTCGAGCGAAAGACCGGATTGAGGATCAACTATCACGAACGGGTGGATATGATCGAGCCGGCAGCTGACGGGTTCGTGGTCAAGACGTCGCGAGCTATCTATCAGGCGCGGTCAGTGCTGCTCGCCATCGGCAGGCGCGGCACGCCGAGAAAGCTGGAGGTCCCGGGCGAGGATCTGTCCAAGGTGGTCTATCGTCTGATCGATACCGACCAGTATCGAGGGCGGCATGTGCTGGTAGTGGGTGGCGGCGATGCTGCCATGGAGGCGGCCGCCAGCATCGCAGAGGAGACGGACGCGAAGGTCACGCTGTCCTACCGGTCGGAGGCCTTCTCGCGCGCCAAAGAGAAGAATCGCATCCGAGTCAACGAGCTTGCCACGAGCGGTCGGCTGCAGGTCATGATGAAATCTAACGTGAAAATGATACAGTCCGACCGGGTTTTTATTGAACAGGAGGGGCGACTGCTCCAGTTGTATAACGACGCGGTGATCGTCTGCGCGGGCGGGGTGCTGCCGACAGCATTCCTGCAGCAGACAGGCATCCAGGTGGAAACGAAATACGGTACGGCCTGACGGGTATGCATCAACGAACATTCGCAAGGACCATCCTGGCCGCCTGCCTTCTGCTGGGCGGAGCCGTCCTGTCAGGCGGAGGGGCGTCGGTGCACGCGGCCTCCATGGATGACGTGAATGCCGCGATTCGCGTGCGTGACTACGGCCGCGCAGCGCTGCTGCTACGGGAGCAGGCGGACGCCGGTGATGCCGAGGCCCAGTACCAGCTGGCCGCACTGTACCGTTCCGGGCAAGGTGTGACCAAGGATCATGCCGAGTCTGTGCGCTGGCTCAGACGGGCGGCGGAGCAGGGGCATGTCAAGGCCCAGTACAACCTTGGGGTGATGTACGAGAACGGATGGGGCGTGCCCGTCGATGATGCGCAGGCGATGCAGTGGTTCGAGAGGTCGGCCGGGCAGGGATACGGCATGGCCAGGAAACGGGTCGCAGGTGCGAGCGGCGACGGACAGACGGTCACCGCGGATCCGCAGGCGGCCAGGGAGGCGATGATGTCATCGGTGCGGAAGGGCGACGCCGCCGGGGTTGCCCGCTGGTTGCAGCGCGGCGCCTCGCCCGATGCCGTCGACGACTATGGAAATACTCCTCTGATCGAGGCGGTGCGTCGGGACGACCCGGCGCTGGTGAAGATTTTGCTTGCGGCAGGAGCCGCCACTGCGGCCGTCAACAGTTATGGAGACAACGCCCTGCTGATCGCCGCGCAGCGGGGGCGGCGGGAGGTTATCGATGCCCTGCTCTCCGCCGGGGCGGCTGTGGAGGTGGCGGACCGCAATAAGAACACGCCGCTGCTGCTGGCAGCGATGGAGAACCATAAGGAAATCGTGGAACGCCTGTTGTCCCGCGGCGCAGATGTGCATCATCGCAACTTGAAAGGTTGGACGGCGATACAGGCCGCTCGCAGTAAAGGCCTGGTTGCTATGGAGCGGATCCTTCTGGCGCATGGCGCAGAGCCGGTGTCCGATGAGCCGCGTCGTCAGTCCGCGGGACCATTGCCGATCGAAGAACCGGCGGACGGGGTCTCCGCCGGTGGAGAAAAGAGCGCACGCCCGTACGCCGGCTGGTCTCCCTTGATGATCGCCGCCTGGCGCGGCCAGGAGGCGATGGTCGGGGATCTGCTCGGCCAGGGCGCCGATCTCGCCACGCGAGATGTCGACGGTTACGACGTCCTGAGCCGCGCGGCATGGCGCGGCCATGTCGCCATTGTGCGGCGTCTGCTGGCGGCAGGCGCCGATCCCGGAGCGCAGGCGCGCAATGGAAAAACCGCTCTCATGCTCGCCGCCGAAAACGGCCACGCCGAAGTGGCGGCCGTCCTCGCAGCGGCGGGCGCCGTGGTGGATGTGGCGCGCGCGACCGACGGGCTTACGGCTCTGATCGTTGCGGCGCAGGCCGGCCATGACGAGGTGGTCGCGGGCCTGTTGCGCGATGGTGCCGATCCGGATCGCGCGGCCTCGGATGGCAAGACGGCATTGATGATGGCGGCACAGGCCGGTGATAGCGCCCTGGCGGCGCTGCTGCTTGATCGCGGGGCCAGGATCGATGCAGTCGACAAGACGCGGCGCAGTGCCTTGTGGCTGGCCGCGAGCGAGGGGCGTAAAGACACAGTGCGCCTGCTGCTTGCGCGCAAGGCGGCGCTGGAGGTCAGCGATGCCGACGGGATTACCCCGCTCACGCGGGCCGCACAGGCAGGACGGCCGGACGTGTTCCGGCTGCTGCTGGCAGCCGGCGCCGCGACTGACAGCCGCAGCCTGTCAGGCAACACCGCGCTTATGTTCGCAGCCGACGGCGGGTACGTGGAGATCGTCTCGGATCTGATCGCACGCAAGGTGGATGTTGATGTACGCAATGAAGTCGGCAATACCGCGCTGATCGTCGCGGTTCAAGGTGGGCATGTCGAAGTGACCCGGCAACTGCTCGAGGCTGGCGCAAATCCGGATATCCGCAACAACAAGCGCCAGCAGGCGGTTACCCTGGCAGAGCAGTCCGGTGATCCCGGCCTGTCCGGTTTGTTTGCCGACTACCGCGGGAAACGCAAGATGTTCGGATTGTTCTGACGAGGCATTTCGATCTGGCTAGAAGCGGTCCAGGTCCGGGAACGGAACGTTACCTCCGTGCACGTGCATGCGGCCCAATTCTGCGCAGCGGTGCAGGGTTGGCACCGCCTTGCCGGGATTGAGCAAGCGGCGCGGGTCGAAGGCGTCCTTGATCAGATGGAACTGCCGCAGCTCGTCGGCGCCGAACTGCGTGCACATCTGCGCCAGTTTCTCCACCCCGACGCCATGTTCACCGGTGATGGTGCCGCCGACGGCAAGGCACAGCTCGAGGATGCGGCCGCCGAACTCCTCGGTGCGTTCCAGCTCGCCGGGCTTGTTGGCGTCGTACAGGATGAGCGGATGCAGATTGCCGTCGCCGGCGTGGAAGACATTGGCGACGGGCAGTCCGAACTCGTCCGACCAGAGCGCGATCTGGCGCAGCACCTCGGGCAGGCGACGACGCGGGATGGTACCGTCCATGCAGTAGTAATCGGGCGCGAGACGACCCACGGCCGGAAAGGTGGCCTTGCGTCCGGCCCAGAAACGCTTGCGCTCGGCCGCATCTGCCGCAATCCTGATGTCTTTCGCATGTGCCGCAATCAGGCAGGCGCGCACCCGTTCCACCTGCGCCGCGGTTTCAGCCGCGTTGCCGTCTAGTTCGCACAGCAATATCGCCGCGGCGTCGACCGGATATCCGGCCCCGGCGTAGGCTTCGGCCGCGCGTATCGCCGGATTGTCCATCAGCTCGAGCCCTGCGGGGATGATGCCCGCGGCGATGACAGAGGCCACCGCGTCGGCGGCGGATTCGACACTGTCAAACGCGGCGAGCATGACCTGCGTGCTTTCCGGCAACGGCAGCAGCCGGAGCGTCACCTCGATGATGACGCCGAGCAGGCCCTCGGAGCCCGACATGAGGGCGGGGAGGTCGTAACCGGGGCTGTCCAGTGAGCGCGAACCGAATTCGAGCAGGCGGCCGTCACAGGTCAGTATCTTCATGGCCGCCACGTTGTGGACCGTCAATCCGTACTTGAGGCAATGAACCCCGCCCGAGTTTTCCGCCACGTTGCCGCCGATCGTGCAGGCGATCTGGGAGGATGGATCCGGGGCGTAGTAGAGGCCGTGTACGGCGGCGGCATCGGTGACGGCGAGGTTGCGCACCCCCGGTTCCACGCGCGCGAGGCGGTTGGCGGCGTCGATATCGAGGATGCGGTTGAACTTCGCCAGGCTCAGCAGCACGCCGTCGGCGAGGGGCAGCGCCCCGCCGGACAGCCCGGTCCCCGCGCCGCGCGCGACCACCGGGACGCCGAGTCGATGGCAAATCTGCAGGACGGCCTGGACCTGCTCCACAGTCTCCGGCAGGCACACCAGCAGCGGGCACTGGCGATAGGCGGACAGGGCGTCACACTCGTAGGGACGCAGGGATTCGGCTTCACTCAGCAGGCAATGCTCGGGCAGGGTGGCCCGCAGGGACTGGATCAGTGAGTCCCGGTCGACGGCGGTCGGTTCGATCAATTCCGTATCCATAGATTATGCAGTCGTGCCGGAAGGTGCAATGAATCCCCGATCCGGTGGTTTATAGACGCCTGCGAGGGATTTTACACGATTGTCGCGCGGCGGGTGCGGCTGGTCATGCGGCCGCGCAGCGTCAGTGTCGAGCCGGCAAGGCCGGGCGGGCCGTTCCGTCAGGGGTCAATGCGGCGTGTCGTGCAGGTCGGATTTGATCTCACGCATGATGGTGTCGGCCCATTCCAGCGAGCGCAGATAGGCCTCGGTGATGGTGTCCTTGCTCATGTTGCTGCACTCAAGCCTGTCCCATTTTCCCTGTTCGTAGGCGATGACGCTGTTCAGTATGGCCGCGTACGGTCCTGCACGATTGATCAGGGCTTCCGTGATCTCCGGGCTCAGCGGCAGCGCACCCAGGATCTCGGGCAGAGGCTGATCCATCATTGCATCCAGGGTGGAGAACAACCCGACGATGAACGCCGAATCCTTGTTGGCTCCCGGGAAAGACGCGGCGAGCAGCTCGCACATCTTGCTGCGTATCAGCGAAGTGGTGATGAGTTCGTCCGGCTTGTCGTCGATCCCGGTCAGCGCGATCAGGGTGGCCCAGCGCTTGATCTCCTTTTCGCCCAGATAGACGATGGCGTGGTGGATCGAGTCGACCTTCTTGCTCAGGGTAAAGGCGGCGGAGTTGATGTAGCGCATGAGCTTGTAGCTCATGGTCGGATCCTGGGAGATCAGCGCTTCCAGCTCCCGGATGTTGATCTCGGGGTTTTGCAGCTCGGCCATCATGCGCATGGTATTGAGGCGGTTGGCAGGCATGCGTCGCCCGGTGAGGACGCGCGGCTTGCAGAGGAAGTATCCCTGGTAGTAATCGAATTCGAGCTCCTTGCAGCGGTCAAACATCTCGGGAGTCTCGATCTTTTCCGCCAGCAGCTTGATCGGGTATTTGTTCAGGATCAATACGTGCTCTTCCAGCTCCACATGGTTCAGTGCCTGCACGTCGAGCTTGACAATATTGGC
Encoded proteins:
- a CDS encoding FAD-binding protein translates to MDTELIEPTAVDRDSLIQSLRATLPEHCLLSEAESLRPYECDALSAYRQCPLLVCLPETVEQVQAVLQICHRLGVPVVARGAGTGLSGGALPLADGVLLSLAKFNRILDIDAANRLARVEPGVRNLAVTDAAAVHGLYYAPDPSSQIACTIGGNVAENSGGVHCLKYGLTVHNVAAMKILTCDGRLLEFGSRSLDSPGYDLPALMSGSEGLLGVIIEVTLRLLPLPESTQVMLAAFDSVESAADAVASVIAAGIIPAGLELMDNPAIRAAEAYAGAGYPVDAAAILLCELDGNAAETAAQVERVRACLIAAHAKDIRIAADAAERKRFWAGRKATFPAVGRLAPDYYCMDGTIPRRRLPEVLRQIALWSDEFGLPVANVFHAGDGNLHPLILYDANKPGELERTEEFGGRILELCLAVGGTITGEHGVGVEKLAQMCTQFGADELRQFHLIKDAFDPRRLLNPGKAVPTLHRCAELGRMHVHGGNVPFPDLDRF
- a CDS encoding pyridine nucleotide-disulfide oxidoreductase; its protein translation is MPKAGLSIVQPKVDAVQAKAASPADKAPIARNRPDIQPHRSGTGAENLITFVFGATVCLLIYAGWQNRAETYLIAESGAGYALGIIGAVLMLLLLLYPLRKRIRILRVLGPVKFWFRTHMMLGVIGPVCVLYHAGFKLGSMNSNIALFCMITVASSGLIGRYFYRKIHYGLYGRKASLKELLDDEALRKNRLAEILDSAPKLKQELQSIQRWEPRIERGVLYAGIRIILFALYSHWLQLKLLLRVDQAIRSHSKRMNWTPAQHKHQRRIMSRYLGDFFTTTRKVAGFSFFERMFSLWHLLHMPLFLMMVITGVVHVIAVHMY
- a CDS encoding HDOD domain-containing protein — protein: MQQHYYIGRQPIFDAAQNVIGYELLYRRQDQTQAKVVDGDQATSQILINSFLEMGLEKVVGNHQAFINVTRNFITNIDLLPPPSSQLVLEILEDIEIDKTVIAAVRRLKQMGYIIALDDFIYHPDLKPLVNEANIVKLDVQALNHVELEEHVLILNKYPIKLLAEKIETPEMFDRCKELEFDYYQGYFLCKPRVLTGRRMPANRLNTMRMMAELQNPEINIRELEALISQDPTMSYKLMRYINSAAFTLSKKVDSIHHAIVYLGEKEIKRWATLIALTGIDDKPDELITTSLIRSKMCELLAASFPGANKDSAFIVGLFSTLDAMMDQPLPEILGALPLSPEITEALINRAGPYAAILNSVIAYEQGKWDRLECSNMSKDTITEAYLRSLEWADTIMREIKSDLHDTPH
- a CDS encoding NAD(P)-binding domain-containing protein, producing the protein MSFAITVQLAVYGALLVLIVVYFYRRRLRRTERALYALRQETDAGHAGPVSLHPLIDVSRCIGCGACVSACPEGGVLELIDNKAALIRPSHCIGHGACNNACPADAITLVFGSESRGVDIPMVNPDFETNVPGLFIAGELGGMGLIRNAVEQGRQAMESIRKMRGRGRDGQIDVIIVGAGPAGFSASLAAMQHELRCVTLEQDSLGGTVAHFPRGKIVMTSPMDIPMVGKVRLTETSKEALLTLWQDVERKTGLRINYHERVDMIEPAADGFVVKTSRAIYQARSVLLAIGRRGTPRKLEVPGEDLSKVVYRLIDTDQYRGRHVLVVGGGDAAMEAAASIAEETDAKVTLSYRSEAFSRAKEKNRIRVNELATSGRLQVMMKSNVKMIQSDRVFIEQEGRLLQLYNDAVIVCAGGVLPTAFLQQTGIQVETKYGTA
- a CDS encoding ankyrin repeat domain-containing protein codes for the protein MHQRTFARTILAACLLLGGAVLSGGGASVHAASMDDVNAAIRVRDYGRAALLLREQADAGDAEAQYQLAALYRSGQGVTKDHAESVRWLRRAAEQGHVKAQYNLGVMYENGWGVPVDDAQAMQWFERSAGQGYGMARKRVAGASGDGQTVTADPQAAREAMMSSVRKGDAAGVARWLQRGASPDAVDDYGNTPLIEAVRRDDPALVKILLAAGAATAAVNSYGDNALLIAAQRGRREVIDALLSAGAAVEVADRNKNTPLLLAAMENHKEIVERLLSRGADVHHRNLKGWTAIQAARSKGLVAMERILLAHGAEPVSDEPRRQSAGPLPIEEPADGVSAGGEKSARPYAGWSPLMIAAWRGQEAMVGDLLGQGADLATRDVDGYDVLSRAAWRGHVAIVRRLLAAGADPGAQARNGKTALMLAAENGHAEVAAVLAAAGAVVDVARATDGLTALIVAAQAGHDEVVAGLLRDGADPDRAASDGKTALMMAAQAGDSALAALLLDRGARIDAVDKTRRSALWLAASEGRKDTVRLLLARKAALEVSDADGITPLTRAAQAGRPDVFRLLLAAGAATDSRSLSGNTALMFAADGGYVEIVSDLIARKVDVDVRNEVGNTALIVAVQGGHVEVTRQLLEAGANPDIRNNKRQQAVTLAEQSGDPGLSGLFADYRGKRKMFGLF